A region of Sulfurovum sp. DNA encodes the following proteins:
- the pckA gene encoding phosphoenolpyruvate carboxykinase (ATP), translating to MSTRTPNRLDKLGLKDIQEVYYNLSYDELQSYEINKQECRISTSGTAMCDTGIFTGRSPKDKYFVDQPPSNEHIAWGDVNRSIKKEVYEELLDLTRNQLSGKKIYIMDVFTGASKASRRSIRFITEVAWQAHFVKNMFIRPTEEELECFEPEFTVYNACKVVDEKYKEHGLNSDVFVVFNIEDNISIIGGTWYGGEMKKGIFSMMNYWLPLEGKLSMHCSANVGKEGDVCLFFGLSGTGKTTLSTDPHRALIGDDEHGWDDNGVFNFEGGCYAKVINLDPKSEPEIYGAIIKDALLENVVADKNGNVDYSDSSKTENTRVSYPIEHIKNHKPDLQAGHPNNIIFLTADAFGVLPPVSKLTKEQAMYYFLSGYTAKVAGTERGITEPVATFSACFGEAFLPLHPTVYAELLGKKIDEHNVNVYLVNTGWTGGPYGIGKRMSIKDTRACIDGILNGSINNAEFETLSTFNLKIPKTLDGVKDNMVLNPRNTWANKVEYDTMLAKLAKMFIENFHRYDDKGGEFDFASAGPQL from the coding sequence ATGAGTACCAGAACGCCCAATAGACTTGATAAACTAGGGTTAAAAGACATTCAAGAAGTCTATTACAATTTGAGTTATGATGAGTTGCAATCGTATGAGATAAACAAACAAGAGTGTAGGATTTCTACTTCAGGCACAGCAATGTGTGATACAGGTATCTTTACTGGAAGAAGTCCAAAAGATAAGTATTTTGTGGATCAGCCACCTTCAAATGAGCATATTGCATGGGGTGATGTCAATAGATCAATTAAAAAAGAAGTCTATGAAGAACTTTTAGATCTTACGAGAAATCAGCTTTCAGGCAAGAAGATATATATCATGGATGTCTTTACCGGCGCAAGTAAGGCAAGTAGGCGTTCTATTCGTTTCATTACAGAAGTAGCGTGGCAGGCACACTTTGTTAAAAATATGTTCATTCGCCCTACAGAAGAGGAATTGGAGTGTTTTGAGCCTGAGTTTACTGTTTATAATGCTTGTAAAGTAGTCGATGAGAAATACAAAGAGCATGGACTTAATTCTGATGTCTTTGTTGTATTTAATATTGAAGACAATATTTCTATTATTGGTGGGACTTGGTATGGTGGTGAAATGAAAAAAGGTATTTTTTCTATGATGAACTACTGGCTACCGCTTGAAGGAAAGCTCTCTATGCATTGCTCTGCCAATGTTGGAAAAGAAGGGGATGTTTGTCTCTTCTTTGGACTTTCTGGTACAGGAAAAACGACACTTTCTACTGATCCGCATCGTGCACTCATTGGTGATGATGAGCATGGATGGGATGATAACGGTGTCTTCAATTTTGAGGGTGGATGTTATGCTAAAGTAATTAATCTTGATCCTAAGTCTGAGCCTGAAATTTATGGTGCCATTATTAAAGACGCACTACTTGAGAATGTTGTAGCAGATAAAAATGGAAATGTTGATTATTCTGATAGCTCTAAAACAGAAAATACCCGTGTTTCTTACCCTATTGAACACATTAAAAACCATAAACCTGACTTGCAGGCAGGTCACCCTAATAATATTATTTTCCTTACTGCTGATGCATTTGGGGTGTTGCCACCAGTTAGTAAATTAACTAAAGAACAGGCAATGTATTATTTTTTAAGTGGATATACAGCAAAAGTTGCTGGTACTGAACGTGGCATTACTGAACCAGTTGCAACCTTCTCTGCTTGTTTTGGTGAAGCATTTTTACCATTGCACCCGACTGTCTACGCAGAACTTCTTGGGAAGAAGATTGATGAGCATAACGTCAATGTCTATCTGGTGAATACTGGATGGACAGGTGGTCCTTATGGCATAGGTAAACGTATGAGCATCAAGGATACTAGAGCATGTATCGATGGTATTCTCAATGGCTCCATTAATAATGCTGAGTTTGAGACACTATCAACTTTTAATTTGAAAATTCCCAAAACACTTGATGGCGTTAAAGATAATATGGTGCTAAACCCGAGAAATACTTGGGCTAATAAAGTAGAATATGACACAATGTTAGCAAAACTTGCTAAGATGTTTATCGAGAACTTCCACCGCTATGATGATAAAGGTGGAGAGTTTGATTTTGCATCTGCTGGTCCACAACTTTAA
- a CDS encoding OadG family protein, with translation MEYSLVGEALKFMMLGMLIVFIFLLVLVQVMKLQAKIINKYFLEKTPEVSTSSLQSDQTQDTHHIAAIVATIAEFRKDKYK, from the coding sequence ATGGAATATTCACTCGTAGGCGAAGCTCTCAAGTTTATGATGCTTGGTATGCTGATTGTCTTTATTTTTTTACTTGTATTGGTACAAGTCATGAAGCTTCAAGCAAAGATTATTAATAAGTATTTCCTCGAAAAAACACCAGAAGTATCAACTTCATCTTTACAATCTGATCAGACACAAGACACTCATCATATAGCTGCTATCGTTGCAACAATTGCAGAATTTCGTAAAGATAAATACAAATAA
- a CDS encoding biotin attachment protein, protein MAKKYIDVMDTTFRDGFQSVFGGRVLMDDFFPAVEAAKEAGVTHFEFGGGARFQSLFFYLQENAFEMMDGFREIVGPEANLQVLSRGINTVMLDTGSREMIDLFAKMFAKHGTTTVRNFDALNDVNNLEYSAQCIKKHNMNHEVVVTMMDLPPGCKGAHDVPFYEKTLRNILDSGIEFDSVCFKDASGTANPHKVYETIAMARNLLGDSIHLRLHTHETAGVSVASYLAALEAGANGIDMAASPVSGGTSQPDILTMLHATKGTNYNLGDLKLDKVLKYEERLKECLAEYMVPPEATQVSPLIPFSPMPGGALTANTQMMRDNGDLDKFDEVIKAMKEVVERGGYGTSVTPVSQFYWQQAYANVMFGPWKQIAPGYGKMVLGYFGKTPVEPDRKIVELASQKLKLDPTIENPLDIADRDETKSIVHWTKILEEEGLETTEENIFIAASCDQKGIAFLKGESPLMVRKGKENNCGERNMAGNYTVVVDGKQYSVQVAEGSGDVQIAPMTTTPTSTPAPAAPVVSGEGSIEIHSQTPGNVWKILKNAGDNVAEGEVIMILEAMKMEIDIAAPQAGTIKSININVNDAVTDGQLLATME, encoded by the coding sequence ATGGCTAAAAAATATATTGATGTAATGGATACGACGTTCAGAGATGGTTTTCAGTCTGTCTTTGGTGGTCGTGTATTAATGGACGACTTTTTTCCAGCGGTTGAGGCAGCGAAAGAGGCAGGAGTTACGCACTTTGAATTTGGTGGTGGTGCACGTTTTCAGTCACTTTTCTTTTATCTTCAAGAGAATGCATTTGAGATGATGGATGGATTCCGTGAGATTGTAGGACCTGAAGCAAATCTTCAGGTCCTCTCTCGTGGTATCAATACGGTTATGCTTGATACCGGAAGTCGTGAGATGATTGACCTTTTTGCAAAAATGTTTGCCAAGCATGGTACTACAACGGTACGTAACTTTGATGCACTCAATGATGTTAATAACCTTGAGTATTCAGCACAGTGTATCAAGAAGCACAACATGAACCACGAAGTAGTCGTAACCATGATGGATCTACCTCCAGGATGCAAAGGAGCACATGATGTGCCATTCTATGAGAAAACACTGAGAAATATACTTGACAGTGGTATAGAGTTTGATTCTGTCTGTTTTAAGGATGCCTCAGGTACAGCCAATCCTCATAAGGTCTATGAGACCATTGCAATGGCAAGAAATCTTTTAGGCGACAGTATTCATTTGAGGTTACACACACATGAGACAGCAGGTGTCTCTGTAGCATCCTATCTTGCAGCACTTGAAGCAGGTGCCAATGGTATTGATATGGCAGCAAGTCCAGTTAGTGGCGGTACTTCCCAGCCTGATATTCTAACAATGTTACATGCAACAAAAGGGACAAACTACAATCTTGGTGATTTGAAGCTTGACAAGGTTCTCAAATATGAAGAGAGACTTAAGGAGTGTTTAGCCGAATATATGGTTCCACCAGAGGCAACACAAGTTAGTCCACTTATTCCATTCTCTCCAATGCCAGGTGGCGCACTGACTGCCAATACACAGATGATGAGAGATAATGGTGATCTTGATAAATTTGATGAAGTCATTAAGGCAATGAAAGAGGTTGTTGAGCGTGGCGGTTATGGTACTTCAGTAACACCTGTCAGTCAGTTTTATTGGCAACAAGCATATGCCAATGTGATGTTTGGACCATGGAAGCAAATTGCTCCAGGTTATGGAAAAATGGTATTAGGATACTTTGGTAAGACACCGGTGGAGCCAGATCGTAAGATTGTTGAGTTGGCAAGCCAGAAGCTTAAGCTTGATCCGACTATAGAAAATCCTCTTGATATTGCTGACAGGGATGAGACAAAATCTATCGTGCACTGGACAAAAATTCTTGAAGAAGAAGGTCTAGAAACAACTGAAGAAAATATTTTTATTGCAGCATCATGTGACCAGAAAGGTATTGCGTTCCTCAAGGGTGAATCACCATTGATGGTAAGAAAAGGTAAAGAAAATAATTGTGGAGAAAGAAATATGGCAGGAAATTATACGGTAGTAGTTGACGGTAAGCAGTATAGCGTTCAAGTGGCAGAGGGAAGTGGTGATGTTCAAATTGCACCGATGACAACAACACCTACGTCTACACCAGCACCAGCAGCACCTGTGGTTAGTGGAGAGGGAAGTATTGAAATCCATTCTCAGACCCCAGGTAATGTTTGGAAGATTTTGAAAAATGCAGGAGACAATGTTGCAGAAGGTGAGGTGATTATGATTCTTGAAGCAATGAAAATGGAGATTGATATTGCAGCACCTCAGGCAGGTACGATTAAGTCTATTAATATCAACGTGAATGATGCGGTCACTGATGGACAACTACTTGCTACAATGGAGTAA
- a CDS encoding sodium ion-translocating decarboxylase subunit beta, which produces MKIKYLLFSTLFIFAFLTNTATANEQESGMRHFKTQEQLIAEEKASYHPKSVTELIVSFFHTTGLDAIINPKEGVKNGQGVEVSKFSQSWGRVIMFIIIFILFYLAIGKGFEPLLLLPIAFGGLLANIPIANMTGPHGMLGIIYGMGIANEFFPLLIFMGVGAMTDFGPLLANPKTALLGGAAQFGIFGSLVGAAALSQYTGMVDFTLKQSAAISIIGGADGPTSIFIASALAPEMLGAIAVAAYSYMALVPVIQPPIMKALTTEEERKIVMKTSRKVHRLEKLVFPLVVIMMITLVLPDAAPLMGSFAFGNFAKESGVVDRLSNEMQNSLINIVTIFLGFGVGMTLQADKFLVPETLGIMVIGLLAFAAGTAAGVLMAKVMNKFSSEPINPLIGSAGVSAVPMAARVSSKVGSEAKPGNILLMHAMGPNVAGVIGSAVAAGVLLSIFK; this is translated from the coding sequence ATGAAGATTAAGTATCTGTTGTTCTCTACACTTTTTATATTTGCCTTTTTAACAAATACAGCAACTGCTAATGAACAAGAAAGTGGCATGCGTCACTTTAAGACACAAGAGCAGTTAATCGCTGAAGAGAAAGCAAGCTATCATCCAAAAAGTGTGACCGAGCTCATTGTTAGTTTTTTTCACACCACAGGTTTGGATGCAATCATCAATCCTAAAGAGGGTGTAAAAAATGGTCAGGGTGTGGAGGTGAGTAAATTTTCCCAAAGTTGGGGACGTGTAATTATGTTCATTATTATCTTTATTCTCTTCTATCTTGCGATCGGTAAAGGATTTGAACCATTGTTGCTATTACCTATTGCCTTTGGTGGATTGCTGGCAAACATTCCTATTGCCAATATGACAGGACCACATGGAATGCTGGGGATTATTTATGGTATGGGTATTGCTAATGAGTTTTTTCCTTTGTTGATTTTCATGGGAGTAGGGGCAATGACTGATTTTGGTCCGCTACTTGCTAACCCCAAAACAGCACTACTTGGTGGTGCAGCACAGTTTGGTATTTTTGGTTCTTTGGTTGGTGCTGCAGCACTCTCACAATACACTGGTATGGTTGACTTTACTTTGAAACAATCTGCAGCTATCTCTATTATTGGGGGTGCGGATGGTCCAACCTCAATCTTCATTGCTTCAGCATTGGCTCCTGAGATGTTAGGAGCAATTGCTGTTGCAGCATACTCTTATATGGCACTTGTGCCAGTTATTCAGCCTCCAATTATGAAGGCATTAACGACAGAAGAAGAGCGTAAGATTGTGATGAAGACGAGCAGAAAGGTACATAGACTAGAAAAACTTGTCTTTCCTTTGGTGGTGATTATGATGATTACTTTAGTGCTACCCGATGCAGCACCACTGATGGGATCCTTTGCGTTTGGTAATTTTGCTAAAGAGTCTGGTGTGGTGGATAGATTGAGTAATGAGATGCAAAACTCACTGATTAATATTGTAACTATTTTTCTTGGATTTGGTGTTGGTATGACACTACAGGCAGATAAGTTTCTTGTTCCTGAGACACTGGGTATTATGGTTATTGGCCTACTTGCATTTGCAGCAGGTACAGCAGCTGGTGTATTGATGGCAAAAGTTATGAATAAGTTCTCTAGCGAGCCTATTAACCCACTGATTGGGTCTGCAGGGGTATCTGCAGTACCAATGGCAGCACGTGTTTCAAGCAAGGTTGGTTCCGAGGCAAAGCCAGGAAATATTCTACTGATGCATGCGATGGGTCCTAATGTGGCAGGAGTTATTGGTTCAGCAGTTGCAGCTGGTGTGCTTCTTTCTATTTTTAAATAG
- a CDS encoding DEAD/DEAH box helicase: protein MKFHEFNFHHDIAKGVKIAGFKEPSPIQKMAIPIIEEGKDLVAQAHTGTGKTAAFGLPMMDKLARGEIERALVITPTRELATQVSDELYHLGRFAGIRTLTVYGGVGYGRQIALIHKGVQIVVATPGRLKDLYHKGKIDVLNPEIVVLDEADEMLDMGFLDEIKDIFEYIPQNRQTLLFSATMPEPIKELANHILYQPEFISVIGEEETTNNVIEQRYCVINESQRDTAIVKLLETEDINKCIIFCRMKREVDRLTEHLNALGFNATGLHGDLEQQDREVLIRSYRRGETKIMVATDVAARGLDVKDVTHVFNYHIPFDPQSYVHRIGRTGRAGKRGQAITLVTTEEFKELQRIQKEVGAQMCLATIQDNEELNDTSIGYLADQIRALSVHTEAKQVIEVLGDINKEVLLEKLVSRVIEQERYNTGDQIGFDQQTVDGMLEGYENKQKATRSNNRRKKRR, encoded by the coding sequence ATGAAATTTCATGAATTTAACTTTCATCATGATATTGCTAAAGGGGTAAAGATTGCAGGGTTTAAAGAGCCAAGTCCTATTCAAAAAATGGCAATTCCAATCATTGAGGAAGGAAAAGACTTAGTTGCACAAGCGCATACAGGTACAGGAAAAACTGCAGCTTTTGGACTACCAATGATGGACAAACTTGCTAGAGGTGAGATTGAGCGTGCACTTGTTATTACCCCTACACGTGAGCTTGCTACGCAGGTGAGTGATGAGCTTTATCATCTTGGGCGTTTTGCTGGTATACGTACTCTGACTGTCTATGGTGGGGTAGGGTATGGTCGACAGATTGCACTTATTCATAAAGGAGTACAGATTGTGGTAGCAACACCAGGCAGATTGAAAGATCTCTATCATAAAGGAAAGATTGATGTGCTCAATCCCGAGATTGTTGTACTTGATGAGGCAGATGAGATGCTTGATATGGGCTTTCTTGATGAGATTAAGGATATTTTTGAATATATTCCACAAAATCGTCAAACATTGCTTTTTTCAGCAACGATGCCTGAACCCATTAAGGAGCTTGCTAATCATATTCTCTATCAGCCAGAATTTATCTCAGTTATTGGTGAAGAAGAGACAACCAATAATGTGATTGAGCAACGCTATTGTGTTATTAATGAGAGTCAACGTGATACAGCCATTGTAAAGCTGTTAGAAACAGAAGATATCAATAAATGTATTATCTTTTGTCGCATGAAGCGTGAAGTTGATAGACTAACAGAGCACTTGAATGCACTGGGTTTTAATGCTACGGGTTTACATGGAGATCTTGAGCAACAAGATCGTGAAGTACTCATTCGATCTTACCGCAGAGGAGAGACAAAAATTATGGTTGCTACCGATGTTGCTGCACGAGGGTTGGATGTCAAGGATGTAACCCATGTTTTTAACTATCATATTCCTTTTGACCCACAAAGCTATGTCCATCGTATTGGTCGTACAGGACGTGCAGGCAAAAGAGGGCAAGCAATTACTTTGGTGACCACTGAAGAGTTTAAAGAATTGCAGCGTATTCAAAAAGAGGTAGGAGCCCAGATGTGTTTGGCAACTATTCAGGACAACGAAGAGCTGAATGATACGAGCATAGGGTATCTTGCTGATCAGATACGTGCATTATCGGTTCACACTGAAGCAAAACAGGTTATTGAAGTGCTTGGAGACATAAACAAGGAAGTACTTCTTGAAAAGCTTGTTTCTAGGGTGATTGAGCAAGAGCGGTATAATACTGGAGATCAGATAGGCTTTGATCAGCAGACTGTAGATGGCATGTTAGAAGGTTATGAAAATAAACAAAAAGCTACCCGTTCCAACAATCGTAGAAAAAAGCGAAGATAA